The following are encoded in a window of Chionomys nivalis chromosome X, mChiNiv1.1, whole genome shotgun sequence genomic DNA:
- the LOC130868438 gene encoding Y-box-binding protein 1-like, whose product MDTASGQLAPKSPESTTYAADLVTNTPLEETQQSLQTGVSTTAGITSEAKTQQSAVAPDAILRAVDTKPGSMSSSAGSDIPGCLTPAVPAIREKKLIARKVLGTVKWFNVKKGYGFINRNDTKEDIFIHQSSIKINNPKKYLRRVGDGESVEFDIVEGEKGAMASNVTGPGGIKIRGSKYASEHNQYRSYRGRRGPPRNSQQNYRNRESGGRKEQSECTHEGQAQQDPQRQVMEDAGYQAKKGRGVRVRPHMYRNYRPQFCRGPPRQRQPREDSNEHYEENQGEETQGQQPPRRHNHCNFNHQQRPPKNSKPQSGKEIPKASDPEDKKLSAAKTKQGMTE is encoded by the coding sequence ATGGACACCGCGAGTGGACAGCTGGCCCCAAAGAGCCCTGAGAGCACCACCTATGCCGCTGACCTAGTCACCAATACACCACTGGAGGAGACACAGCAGTCCCTGCAGACTGGAGTCAGCACTACAGCAGGCATAACCAGTGAGGCGAAGACCCAGCAGTCAGCTGTTGCCCCTGATGCCATCCTCAGGGCTGTAGATACCAAGCCTGGCTCTATGAGCAGCAGCGCAGGCAGTGACATCCCAGGTTGTCTCACACCAGCAGTGCCGGCCATCAGGGAGAAGAAGCTCATCGCAAGGAAGGTTCTGGGGACAGTTAAATGGTTCAATGTCAAGAAGGGTTACGGATTCATCAACAGAAACGACACCAAAGAAGACATATTCATCCACCAGTCTTCCATAAAGATAAATAACCCCAAGAAGTACCTTCGCAGGGTAGGAGACGGAGAGTCTGTGGAGTTTGATATTGTTGAAGGAGAAAAGGGTGCAATGGCATCAAATGTTACAGGCCCTGGTGGAATTAAAATTCGAGGTAGTAAATATGCATCAGAGCATAACCAATATAGAAGCTATCGAGGTCGTAGGGGTCCTCCACGCAATTCCCAGCAAAATTACCGGAATAGGgagagtgggggaaggaaggagcaaTCAGAATGCACTCATGAAGGCCAAGCTCAACAAGACCCACAAAGACAAGTGATGGAGGATGCTGGCTACCAAGCTAAAAAAGGGCGAGGTGTACGAGTGAGACCGCATATGTATCGCAATTACAGACCACAGTTCTGCAGGGGCCCTCCTCGCCAAAGACAGCCCAGAGAGGACAGCAATGAGCACTATGAGGAAAATCAAGGAGAGGAGACCCAAGGTCAGCAGCCACCTCGACGTCATAATCACTGCAACTTCAATCACCAACAAAGACCCCCAAAAAATTCAAAGCCACAGAGTGGGAAAGAGATACCAAAGGCATCGGATCCAGAGGATAAGAAGCTGTCTGCAGCCAAGACCAAGCAAGGCATGACTGAGTAA